One window from the genome of Leucobacter aridicollis encodes:
- a CDS encoding inorganic diphosphatase, with translation MTAAFDAVIEIPKGSRNKYEIDHETGRVYLDRVLYTNFVYPADYGFFEETLGEDNDPLDVLVLLDYPVFPGVGVKVRPVGVLKMSDEAGGDDKVIAVQYKDPRWAHIQDVDDIPEYTRKEIAHFFERYKDLEEGKWVKVDAWGSAAEAERLIVEAQERLAAQGH, from the coding sequence ATGACCGCCGCATTTGATGCCGTCATCGAGATCCCCAAGGGAAGCCGCAACAAGTACGAGATCGATCATGAGACCGGGCGCGTCTACCTCGACCGTGTGCTCTACACGAACTTCGTATACCCCGCCGACTATGGGTTCTTTGAGGAGACCCTCGGCGAGGACAACGATCCGCTCGACGTACTCGTGCTGCTCGACTACCCAGTATTTCCCGGTGTTGGCGTCAAGGTTCGCCCCGTCGGCGTGCTGAAGATGAGCGATGAGGCGGGTGGCGACGACAAGGTCATCGCTGTGCAGTACAAGGATCCGCGCTGGGCACACATTCAGGACGTCGACGACATCCCTGAGTACACCCGCAAGGAGATCGCGCACTTCTTCGAGCGCTACAAGGATCTCGAAGAGGGCAAGTGGGTCAAGGTTGACGCCTGGGGCTCCGCGGCAGAGGCTGAGCGACTGATCGTCGAGGCGCAGGAGCGCCTCGCAGCACAGGGACACTGA
- a CDS encoding glucosamine-6-phosphate deaminase has protein sequence MEVRVFDDAVLLGRFAAEQVLEAIETRADAVIGLATGSSPLSLYAAWAELARERGTDLSAVRGFALDEYAGIAPAHPESYHSVISNEVVIPVGLTPEQVFVPSAEATEAAAADYEQAIAAAGGVDVQILGIGRNGHLGFNEPGSALDSRTRRVALSAETIEDNARFFDSAADVPTEAITQGLGTIMEARKLVILAVGEAKAAAVAAAIEGPVTEAMPASVAQRHPNVVYVLDRAAASRLS, from the coding sequence GTGGAGGTACGCGTATTCGATGACGCGGTCTTACTCGGTCGCTTCGCAGCGGAGCAGGTACTCGAGGCGATAGAGACGAGGGCTGACGCTGTGATCGGTCTCGCAACCGGCTCGTCACCGCTGTCGCTCTACGCGGCCTGGGCCGAGCTCGCACGCGAGCGCGGTACGGACCTCTCGGCGGTACGCGGGTTTGCTCTCGACGAGTACGCCGGCATCGCTCCGGCGCACCCCGAGAGCTACCACTCGGTTATCTCAAACGAGGTCGTTATACCTGTCGGGCTCACCCCGGAGCAGGTCTTCGTGCCGTCCGCTGAGGCAACGGAGGCAGCTGCGGCGGACTACGAGCAGGCGATCGCGGCGGCTGGCGGCGTTGACGTGCAGATCCTCGGGATCGGTCGGAACGGCCATCTTGGCTTTAACGAACCAGGATCGGCGCTCGATTCGCGGACACGGCGCGTGGCGCTCAGCGCCGAGACGATCGAGGACAACGCGCGCTTCTTTGACAGCGCGGCGGATGTTCCCACGGAGGCCATCACGCAGGGACTCGGCACGATCATGGAGGCCCGCAAGCTCGTGATCCTCGCTGTTGGCGAGGCCAAGGCCGCGGCGGTCGCGGCGGCGATCGAGGGGCCAGTCACCGAGGCGATGCCCGCGAGCGTCGCGCAGCGGCACCCGAACGTGGTGTACGTCCTCGACCGGGCTGCAGCGTCTCGGCTCTCATAG
- a CDS encoding CueP family metal-binding protein — translation MGIRTAVLTLLAGALLLTGCTAAAEPETEAPAAALEQVAALGLATNDAQAIVEGLDRLPVDKRPSPDALIASVRPTELVLQPGDVTLPLEDAGFYLSIAPYVNQTHPCDFHSLTTCLGELQNTPIELTVTDAQTGEVVVSEITATADNGFVGVWLPRHGEFDVRVVGEQGVAEQRVTTGDTDPTCLTTMQLHA, via the coding sequence ATGGGTATCCGTACTGCTGTTCTCACGCTCCTCGCAGGCGCGCTCCTGCTCACCGGCTGCACTGCTGCCGCCGAGCCCGAGACGGAGGCTCCGGCCGCCGCTCTCGAACAGGTTGCCGCGCTTGGCCTCGCCACCAACGATGCACAGGCAATCGTGGAGGGCCTCGACAGGTTGCCTGTCGATAAGCGGCCGAGCCCCGACGCTCTCATTGCGTCAGTCCGTCCGACCGAGCTCGTCCTGCAGCCGGGAGACGTGACCCTCCCGCTGGAGGACGCAGGGTTCTACCTGTCGATCGCGCCGTACGTGAACCAAACGCACCCGTGCGACTTCCACAGCCTGACGACGTGCCTCGGCGAGTTGCAGAACACCCCTATCGAACTCACTGTCACCGACGCGCAGACGGGCGAGGTCGTGGTGAGTGAGATCACGGCAACCGCAGACAACGGCTTTGTCGGCGTCTGGTTGCCCCGTCACGGCGAATTCGATGTTCGCGTCGTCGGCGAGCAGGGGGTAGCCGAACAACGCGTGACGACAGGCGACACCGATCCGACCTGCCTGACCACAATGCAGCTACACGCCTAG